The nucleotide window GTGCCTACTACCGTATTTGTGGATAAGGAAGGGAAACAGGTCGGAAGCGCGTTTTATGGGGCGAAGAGCAAGGAAAAATGGGAAAAGGCCATAGACGAATTGCTGGAGCAGGTGAAAAATGAAGGATAAAAAGGTTATCTGGATCAGAAGGGCTCTGATAGCGGCGGCGTTGGGCTTCCTGATATTTGGAATCAGCAGAGGCGAAGCGGGAACCGTACTAAAAAAAGCAGTGAATATATGTCTGGAGTGTATAGGAATTGGCTGAA belongs to Qiania dongpingensis and includes:
- a CDS encoding CD1871A family CXXC motif-containing protein yields the protein MKDKKVIWIRRALIAAALGFLIFGISRGEAGTVLKKAVNICLECIGIG